One window of Quercus robur chromosome 12, dhQueRobu3.1, whole genome shotgun sequence genomic DNA carries:
- the LOC126709592 gene encoding uncharacterized protein LOC126709592 isoform X2 has product MLTIKWHGRGQGCASFLSSPILKPNTRKKTKVIKLNISTPSESNVKKANLSATRKERIKLPNYDDDCCGGKTFHISEFLCHPSGIQAMLNTSSLQSFQALDTNTYRCFLPKVQLLNFEAAPVLDLRVTPTNEDCTVEMLSCKFEGSEIVERQNNHFSASMLNHMTWETNDFESFLEVEIYTRPFTMLPVSSVERPGNLMMQALVDRLFPLHIQQLLQDYDKWVHQQLDIL; this is encoded by the exons ATGTTAACTATTAAATGGCATGGACGTGGACAAGGCTGTGCCTCATTTCTATCTTCTCCAATACTAAAACCCAATACCAG GAAGAAAACTAAAGTAATCAAGCTAAACATATCAACTCCATCTGAGTCAAATGTAAAGAAAGCAAATTTATCAGCCACAAGGAAAGAAAGAATTAAGCTTCCAAATTATGATGATGATTGCTGTGGGGGCAAGACATTTCATATTAGTGAATTTCTATGCCACCCTTCTGGAATTCAAGCAATGCTCAATACAAGTTCCTTGCAAAGTTTTCAAGCTCTTGACACTAACACTTACAG GTGCTTTCTTCCAAAAGTTCAACTTCTAAATTTTGAAGCGGCCCCTGTGCTGGACTTACGAGTGACCCCAACAAATGAAGATTGTACAGTTGAGATGCTTTCTTGCAAG TTTGAGGGTTCAGAGATCGTGGAACGACAAAACAACCATTTTTCAG CTTCGATGCTAAATCACATGACATGGGAGACGAATGattttgaatcatttttggaggTTGAG ATTTACACACGCCCATTTACTATGTTGCCTGTATCATCTGTTGAGCGTCCTGGAAATTT AATGATGCAAGCTCTGGTGGATAGGCTCTTCCCATTACATATACAGCAACTACTACAAGATTATGACAAATGGGTTCATCAGCAATTGGATATTTTATGA
- the LOC126709592 gene encoding uncharacterized protein LOC126709592 isoform X1, with translation MLTIKWHGRGQGCASFLSSPILKPNTRKKTKVIKLNISTPSESNVKKANLSATRKERIKLPNYDDDCCGGKTFHISEFLCHPSGIQAMLNTSSLQSFQALDTNTYRCFLPKVQLLNFEAAPVLDLRVTPTNEDCTVEMLSCKFEGSEIVERQNNHFSASMLNHMTWETNDFESFLEVEVKLNLTLEIYTRPFTMLPVSSVERPGNLMMQALVDRLFPLHIQQLLQDYDKWVHQQLDIL, from the exons ATGTTAACTATTAAATGGCATGGACGTGGACAAGGCTGTGCCTCATTTCTATCTTCTCCAATACTAAAACCCAATACCAG GAAGAAAACTAAAGTAATCAAGCTAAACATATCAACTCCATCTGAGTCAAATGTAAAGAAAGCAAATTTATCAGCCACAAGGAAAGAAAGAATTAAGCTTCCAAATTATGATGATGATTGCTGTGGGGGCAAGACATTTCATATTAGTGAATTTCTATGCCACCCTTCTGGAATTCAAGCAATGCTCAATACAAGTTCCTTGCAAAGTTTTCAAGCTCTTGACACTAACACTTACAG GTGCTTTCTTCCAAAAGTTCAACTTCTAAATTTTGAAGCGGCCCCTGTGCTGGACTTACGAGTGACCCCAACAAATGAAGATTGTACAGTTGAGATGCTTTCTTGCAAG TTTGAGGGTTCAGAGATCGTGGAACGACAAAACAACCATTTTTCAG CTTCGATGCTAAATCACATGACATGGGAGACGAATGattttgaatcatttttggaggTTGAGGTGAAGTTGAATCTCACTCTTGAG ATTTACACACGCCCATTTACTATGTTGCCTGTATCATCTGTTGAGCGTCCTGGAAATTT AATGATGCAAGCTCTGGTGGATAGGCTCTTCCCATTACATATACAGCAACTACTACAAGATTATGACAAATGGGTTCATCAGCAATTGGATATTTTATGA